From Triticum aestivum cultivar Chinese Spring chromosome 7B, IWGSC CS RefSeq v2.1, whole genome shotgun sequence:
GTTTTTCAATATTATGTAAAATATATTTTGTAATTTATATGTTTATAATTTTTTAAAGTATAAAATATTGTAAAAAAAGaaatcaaaaaatgtaacaaaaAATGTAAGAGGGAAAAAAAACGAGGCTCTGCTCTCCGGCACACCAGGGCCAACCCATCGATGTCCTGACGCTATGGTTTCCCTAGTTCTCGCTTAAAGTGAGACATAGGGCGCCCGTTCTCGGGCCTCCGAGGGAGCTATATCTCGCCGCAACAAGATATTAGGTCGTATCGCGTCTGGCGCGAGTCTAGCGGGTTGGCCAACACTATAGCTTCTGTAGTGATTTTGATAAGATTCTATGGACAGGTTTCGACTGGTTTCAGCCTGTGCTGTCTTTCTTTCTCtttgtttatatgtgtttttatatcaattttctccattttttttgttttattgattcattcttttttatttttaaaatacatgtcaACTTTTTAATACATGATGTACATTTTTTGCATACACGTGGAGCAATTTATagatatacattgaacattttttaaatacaccatgaatatattttgaaatacatgttttaacatttttttcaaatacatattgAACATTTTTCAATGGTACTACGAATTTTTTCTAAAATCACTTGAATATTATTTTACATTGTAAAAAGTGtcacaaacatgtttttgaaatgcatgaataaTTTTTTTAAATGACACAAGCATTTTTAGAAAGTGTAAGAAACATTGTTTTTAAATTATGCGACCATTTTTTTACAATGTATAAATTTTTTTCTCAAAATATCTTCAACAATTTTTTGAAATGCCTGATATTTTTTAAATGTCACTAACAATTTTTTGAACGGTATAAACATTATTTTAAAAGTTCACAAACAATTTTTAACAatgcattaacatttttaaatGTGTGGTGAATTTTTTGACGGGGCTCACCCGTGGCACGCCCATCCTCTAGCGGAAGTGGATTTTGAATCACCGCCCGATTTGAGACATGCGAGATTGCCAGCATCGGTGATGCCACATTAGTTACCATCGTCCGAGGACCATCAGCGCCGTGATCCTTGGTTGAGAGAGGCGCTGTTAATTCTACCGGTTTTGCTATTTTCCAAGTACCTAAAATTTTATGTTGCATCAATCacttttttcttcttcatcttcttccttccTTTCTACCTTCCTCCTTCTTGCCAACCTCGCTGGAGAAGAACaagcccactatctatcttaggaaaAGTTATGGCCTCACTATCTATATTAGAAGAAAGTCACATACCCATTATCTATCTTACGGGTGAGGGTGGGGTGAGTGAAGGGGATCGCCAGAGTTTGACCGGTGGTGCGGGGCTTAGAAGGATGGTCGGGGAGGTGGCTCGTAACGGTGCTGGGGGAAGGTTGAAGGGAGTGCGGGGCGATGGAGTGGTTCGCGGCAACGCCCGTCGGCCATGGGGTGGTGGAGGCAGGCGGATGGGCAGGGTAGGCTACAGGGGAGGAGGAACTGCCGtgcgggaggaagaagatgaacatgtCGCGACATGATTCAGGCAATTGGATATTGTTCCGATGGTCATGAAAGGAAGTGACTAGTGGAAACATTTTTTAGACACCTATTAAATAGACGGTCCCTAATTCTACTCCCCACGGAAAAAGTGATATTCTCGGAGCATCTCCAACAAGTGTAAGGTAGGTGTTGTTACCTAAAGACATATGAAAGATGTGGCATTAAATAAACGAGGAGAGAGAACAAAGTTGTATTCCCTTTGTCTAGGTGTATCAGACccttcttattttgggctaaagttTGATCATAAATTCAATGCACAAAATATAAACTATATGTCACAAAAATTAGACTGTATGAAACCTCTTTTGTAGCACGTGCTTTATATTTTTAGAGATTCCCTCGTCAAGTTTTTGGGAAGGAATTTGCACACGTGTTTCAGCTTCCAAGGAGCAGATTCCGTTTACCAGAGAAGAGTGCAAGCGGCACATACTTTCACACATACTGTATCTGTATGTACTTGCAAGGCGAGTAAAATCATTTCGTTTACAACCGTAGAAGTAGAACAGAGCACACTCGAAAGacaacaaataccggcaaataaaTTTTATTAGGTATACGCATAATACGCATGGCTGATGGCCCTACTGGCAACGCTCGCTCAACTTGGATGTGACATGGATCCGTATATATAGTAGTATCACGCACCATACACGTACGACAGCTTGGAACAATCTTTCATCCTTTTTGCTTTCGACGAAGGTAAATAAACTATCATATGTTGTCTGGGTTCCGTTCCGTGTCTGGGTGCGGCCTCCTCACCATCGCACCTTCCCCGGGAAGTACTGGGAAAATTCAGAGAGGAAGCATCGCGTCAGATATTTTGCCTATCACAGGACTCTCAAGAGAGATGTCAGTGAGCGCAGCCGAAACAAAATCACTATTATTACCTTGTCGATGAGCGACATGTAGTAGGGCTTCACTTCCTCGACGTCGATCCTGACGCTGCTCTTGCTGTACAGGTCATACTTGCTGCAAGAACGATGAACAGAGATCGTGCTCAGCTTCTGCATTTCTCCCATCCTTTAAATCTACTCCATTTCATTTCTGTATATCGGCTTACTTGAAGACGTGCAGCCATTTGAGGTTCTCCTTGTCGTCCTCGTTCATCAGGTGCATGTAGGCTCCATGCTTGTGCAGGGCTGAATCGTTCGTGCATACCAAAATATTTGCAAGGTTTTAGTTACTTTGAAACTCAAAACTTCTACCCTGGCATGCAGAAAGAAAGTAACCAAAGCTATTGCGGCGCGCGCTTACGGTAGAAGGAGTGGTATCTGATGATGAACAGCCCTGCAGAAGGAAGGGTGGTCTTGTTCTCCTTGGCAACCTGAAGACGAACATCGTAAACAATATTTCAGAGAACACGGCATGCGCAAACTTCACCGTCGGCGACGAACGAGGGCGCCACGGCGAAGGCGAGGAACGAGTGAGGGTGTACCAGGTACATGTAGTCGTCATGGCCCCATGACATGAGCACGTTGTCCAGCCCGCACCCCTCGGAGTAGGCCCCGAACTTGGTGTTGAACTCCGGGTTGTGGTGGTCAGGGTTCTCCTTTAAGTACTGCGCGCATCGCAGGGAAAGAGACAGAGTCAGAGAGCAAGCAAAGCTTCAGCCTTCGATCGGCTCATAGGGTCCAAGTGCTTACCTTGAAGTGGACGTTGCATTCGTCGAACGCGCAGCCGACGGGGAAGGTGTCACCTGAAGAAAGATGCCACGAAGCTCGTCAAAGATTCAGAGCTGAATTTGGGACAGGCTCTGGAGAGGTTTGATCTGCAAGTGTTTTGCCGATTGATTTACCTACGACTGCCCACTGAGGTAGCTCCCCGAAGCTGGGATGCAGCAGCACCTTGCCCAGATCTGCACACCGTGGCAACTCACATGAGAAAAAAGAACCGTATGCGGGGCCGGTCTGTCCGCCGGTGGCTGTTCTAGGTGAGCCAAAAGAGGACTACAATGTACTATTGTTGGTTATCCCCGGGGAAAAAACAGATACAATTATGCCAGGAGAGTAATGACCTTGTGTAATATGGGATTGTGGAACCTTGTAACACACTCTAGACCCTAGGTAGTTATGGTTGTAAAACGAAATGGATTCAAGATTCTAAAAGAATCTGGTGAGGGATCTGATTCTCAAGATTCTGAAAAAAAGTCTACACTTGTAAAAGTTAGTTAGTTACCATGGATGAGGCCAGTGAGGTGAAGCCAGTCCTCATCGGGGTAGTCCTTGCGGATGGCCTCGGCGGTCTGGAGGAGGTGCTCAATCTGTGGCATGTCCAGGTCAGGGTCGCTGTCGTCTATGAACTCGTTGAGCAGCTCGATGCACTCCCAGATGCTCATCTCCGTCTTGTCCAGCCGCCCATATGCATCCCGCATCCGCTGCACAAACTCGTACGTCTGGTTGATGTGGTTCACGCGGTAGAACTCCTCCACCGTCTTCTTCCGCTCCGACTCCGCGTCGTAGTCCCTGGAGGCATGTATCAGTTCCCACTTCAGTATTGTTCATATACCACTTCTATATCTAAAtgtaagacgttttcgcagtttaACTGAAcagccaaaacgtcttatatttaggaacaggggttGTAGTAGTTATCAATTTGATACGCGGAAAGGTTTGATAAGCATGTGGCATGGAGTGCGTGTGGAGACAATGCCCTGCCGTGCGAGCTCTGCTTATCGCGGAAAGTAAAAAACGGAAGACTTTGAAAGCTGAGATACAGAGAAATGTTTCTGATGGACATTTTACTCAATTTCCTAGCATATCCAGTGGGAGTTTCTTGtcaagtttttcttttcttttttctttctgcgAAAATGATAAGATTCTTGCCCAGTTTAACTTCTGCTACTCCAATTTTAGTCAATTTCCCTAGCAGGAGGACAGCGTGTTATTGGTTTCAGCTGCTTCTAGGAGGTTCTTACCAATACCGTTATGCATAACATTCTTGTCTATCTTAGGGTGGGGGCGAGGGGGGTGCAGAGGAAGCAACAACCTCCTTTTCTATCTTAGGGATGCAGAGGGTGCATGGGGAAGCAACTtccttgtctatcttaggggtgctGCGGGGGTGCAGGTTCATCCGAAAATCTCACGTGGTTCGCCTGTTTAGAGGGATGCTCCGGGGCGAAGGCAAGCATGATGGTGGGGagaggttgaggggagggcggtGCGGCGAGGTTGTCGCTGGAGCGCCGCCGGCCGCGAGTGGCGGCAGCATGCGGCCGTGCCGGTGGCAGTAGGTGGCGGGAGGCAGAAGAATACAGGACAGAACACGATCTGTTAGGGAGAGAATGGTTGGAGGAAGAAGACATAATGTGGTGCGCTTGTTTTCGCTCTAAGGCTTCAGAAATTTCAGCAGACTGCCCCCTAGCTAGTCCCTTTGTTTTGTCCTTTCTCGTGGGACATAAACAAAATTTCAACAGGAGAAACATGGTTCACGCCTTAAAACGTCTCACTtgaattgatgatttttttcatcCAAGAACCATGGGAGCTCGAGGAAAGAAAACCCATGAGAACTCACCTGAAGGTGTGGCCGAAGGCGTTGGAGTCCGGCACGGTGAAGCCGCCGTCGAGCACGAGCTCCCCCTGGTCGCCGGCGACCTTCCTCTCCGCCGCCGCATCTGCAACCGGCCAACAGAAATTCGAGCTAAATTCAGCACCACGCCTATCCCACGACGTTCTGTTTGCGCACTCAACCTCCAAGAAACATGAACAGAAACTCAACAAGAACAGGCAAGGGAATTattcaagaagaagaagcagagagaGGAGCACGCAAATGATATGGGTAAGAAGAGTCTCACCAAACTGAGGCTGCTCGATGATGATGGTCATCTTGAACGGAGAAAAGATTGCCGATCGGAGCTCGCAGCGGCGAGGACGGCAGAGAAGCAGGGTCCAAGAAGACGGTAATGGGTATGCTCGGCTCTGCTCTGCAGGCGGCAAATCGCGAGCGGTATTTATAGGAGGGCCGAGGGGAGGAGGGGCCTGGGCGTCAGCGAGTGGTTGTTGGGGTGGGAGAGATGGCAACGGAGGCCGGAGGGGGATGTAGGAGCCGAAGAGTGAAACGTGACGGCGTGTTGATGGCGCTATCCTTCGGATTTTGGATTTATTAAAGGGGGTCAGTGACTCAGCCATGGCGTGGAGCTACGCCTGTGGATGACAGCAACAGCTCATGCCGTCTGTTTTCTGCCTTTTTGCTAGGGCCTATTTTCATTTCCTTCCTCGTCCGGTTTTCGCTCTGTTATTAATATATTTTATTACACCCTATATATtattttacggagggagtatttttgtgCAAGAGGTATTAAACTGGCAGCTTGTGGCCTCTTCCTCTGGCTATaacgaaaaagaagaaaaagaaaaacttaagGCCACTTTAATTCAGAGGGTTGAGATCTTATGAATTTTTTATATGTGAGTTGTTTGATTTATATGACAAAATACTAGATAATTTTCCTAAATAACGTTTTGAAACTGGAAGGGCACGAACCAATGCTTATGCGGACGCTTAAAGAAAGGCTCATTCACTTCAACACATATTTTGGTAAAATTAATCATGTACTATTCAAATGGGCATGAAATTCCAGCCATGTGCCCCCACCCCCCTAGTTTTGAAACTCTATGAATGAAGGAAGTCTTTATCTTTATGTTTTACATTTTGGTTGGCCATAAAAAGACGAGTAATGTTGCAGTGACAGAACAAACATGTTTTTATGGATTCAAAATGACTGGCATTAGGTGTCATTTTCTCAATGAAGATTAAGGAGGAAGGAGGGTCCCACCCACATgaaattcgggggggggggggtccatatTACCTCCGTTAGTACCCATCCGTGCATCTAGGATTCCcttcgccacccccccccccctcctcgagAGACGGGCGGCGGGACTTGCCAGAGGCAGGAGCGGCGGTGGTCTCACTCAGAGACCACTTCTAGTCGTACTTCACTATCTCCGCGTCGAGGCGGCGGAGAACTTGCTTGTCTCGACCGTGGTGGTCGACCGGTCGATGATCCAGGCCGTTGCGAGCTCCCGGTCCTTGAGGATTTGCCTTGGCGGGACGCCTGAGTCCGCGAACTCCTCCAGGCTCACAGCATTCCACCGTTGCCGCTCCCTATCTGCACTCTCCTCCACCGTCAAGGCGCTTTGAGATTTTGGATTTATTAAGTGGGTCAGTGACTCAGCCATGGCGTGGGGCTATACCTGTGGATGATAGGAACGACTCATGTCGTGTGTTTTCTTCGGTTTTCCTGGGGTCTATTTTCACTCCCTTTCTCATCCAGAATTTGCTTTGTTATTAGTAATATACGAATATCTTGTGCGAGAGGTATTAAACCGACAGCTTATGGCCTCTTCTTCTGCcaagaacaaaaaaagaagaaaaagaaaaacttaagGCCAGTTTAATTCAATCGGTTTTTATCAGAAGAATAGAGGGTTGAGATCTTATGATTCTTTTTTTCTATCTGAGTTGTTTGATTCATATGAAAAAATACTAGATGATTTTCCTAAATAACATTTTGAAATTGAAAGGGCAAGAACTAATGCTTATGCGTACACTTAAAGAAAGTGCTCATTCACTCCAACCTATTGGAGACAATGTTTTGTATTTGCCATGGTGCATTCACACATATTTTGTACAAATTaaattattttctcttcaaatgGGCATGATATTGCAACCATGTGTTCCACCCTCAATTTTGAAACTCTACGAGTGAAGGAAGTATTTATCTTCTGGTTGGGCATAAAAAGACGAGTGATGCTATAGTGATGGACAGACAGTTTTTTACGGATTCAAAATGACTGACATTAGGTGTCGTTCTCTCAAtgaaatttgggggggggggggggggggggggggaggttattAGTTATTAGTATGGGGGGTGCGTAAAACCTCCGTTTGTATCCATCTGTGCGTTTAGGATTCCTCCCTTGTCCCACCCCCACGTCCCAATTCTAAAATATAAAAGGTGTATACATTTGTACAAATGTCGATCTTTTAAATCTTTGGTAAGTATCAACATCTAGAATACAAAATCAACATCATTAGATCGcatgaaatatatttttatattttattacaAGAAATCTAATGaccagtcgactggtggttagCGAGATATTCGGACGATGCGTTTAGCGAGAGAATCCGGCGTCTGCCACTCTGCCTTTCCTTTCCAATTTTAATTCTCGCACAAAAAGAGCAGCCGGGAGTCGAACCAGCGACCTGATGGTAGAATCCTGGTGCTGACAGCCACGAGGACACGGCATGTGTTGCGATTTGGTTGGCACGAGTTTTCTTGAAATCATCATCGGAAGTACTCTGGATTGTTCTCTATCAAAAGACAATGAGTGTACCTTTTTACTACTATATgagaaaagaaatgaaaaaaatttCTTGTTCTTTTTCTTTGGATTTCTCCAATAACTCACGTACAATCATCATGATATCTAGTTTCATGAGTCTCAAGTTGATAACACCCTATTAATTTTCGTGCGGGGGTGGGGGTGAGGGGGGAGTTGATGAAACATCCACTCAGTAACTTTTTGTGTGAACAACACGGTAACTCACACATCATAGACCTGATAACTCGTATATCACAGATCTGATAACTTATATAACTTAGTCCTGATAACTTTGGCGTAGGGGTGGGTGTTGATGAAACATCCCCCAGGAACTTTTTGGTGTGAATAGCATGATAACTCATACATTggagacctgataacttatgcaaCCCGGTCTTGATAACTTTTTGGCCAATATAGGTGATGAAATATACTCCGATAACTTTTATGTGAATATATGTATGTCATTTACAACCCCAGCGTATTGAGGCCGCTTGAAGGCCCCGCTCACCCGAAGTGATTTATAAAAATTCTTCTTGctatcacggtaactcacacatagctgacctgataacttatgtgcatAGGTCTTGATAAATTTGGCGACCGGGTGGAGGGAGGCACGTTGATGAAATACCCCTTGGTTATTTTTTTGTGCGAATAGCttgataactcacacatcgcagGCTTGATAATTTTGGGAGAAAAATATGTTGAAAACAAATCTTGATGCTAGTAGTTTCCATATTGTAGTTTCGACCTTGtagtttttgttggaaatatgccctagaggcaataataaattagttattattatatttccttgttcatgataatcgtttattatccatgctataattgtattgataggaaactcagatacatgtgtgggtacatagacaacaccatgtccctagtaagcctctagttgactagctcgttgatcaacagatggttacggtttcctgaccatggacattggatgtcgttgataacgggatcacatcattaggagaatgatgtgatggacaagacccaatcctaagcctagcacaaagatcgtagttcgtatgctaaagcttttttaatgtcaagtatcatttccttagaccatgagattgtgcaacccccggataccgtagtaatgctttgggtgtaccaaacgtcacaacgtaactgggtggctataaaggtgcactataggtatctccgaaagtgtcagttgggttggcacgaatcgagactgggatttgtcactccgtgtaaacggagaggtatctctgggcccactcggtaggacatcatcataatgtgcacaatgtgaccaaggggttgatcacgggatgatgtgttacggaacgagtaaagagacttgcccgtaacgagattgaacaaggtatctggataccgacgatcgaatctcgggcaagtacaataccgctagacaaagggaattgtatacgggatcgattgagtccttgacatcgtggttcacccgatgagatcatcatggaacatgtgggagccaacatggatatccagatcccgctgttggttattgaccggagaacgtctcggtcatgtctgcatggttcccgaacccgtagggtctacacacttaaggttcgatgacgctagggttataaaggaagtttgtatgtggttaccgaatgttgttcggagtcccggatgagatcccggacgtcacgaggagttccggaatggtccggaggtaaagatttatatatggaaagttgttgttcgagttccggaaaaagtttgggttttttcggtattgtaccgggaagcttccagaaggttccggaggattccggaggggtccggaggtccggaaattgttccaccacgtccaatacagtagcatgggctgtaggggggcgccctagccttaatgggccaggggcaccagcccccccaaggcccatgcgcatgggaaggggaaaaccctaagggggagggcctccacttgacttgggaggcactcctcccccccttggccgccgccccctcctcagattggatctgagggggccggcccccctctcccttgcccctatatatatgtggggggtgggagggcagccgcaccacatgttctggcgcagcccttcccctctcccaagtactcctcctctcccgcggtgcttggcgaagccctgcaggattgccacgctcctccatcaccaccacgccgttgtgctgctgctggacggagtcttcctcaacctctccctctctccttgctggatcaaggcatgggagacgtcaccgggttgtacgtgtgttgaacgcagaggtgtcgtccgttcggcactaggatctccggtgatttggatcacgacgagcacgactccttcaaccccgttctcttgaacgtttccgcttagcgatctacaagggtatgtagatgcactctcctccccctcgttgttggtttctccatagatagatcttggtgacacgtaggaaaattttgaatttctgctacgttccccaacagtggcatcatgagctaggtctattgcgtagattctttgcacgagtagaacacaaagtagttgtgggcgttgatgttgttcaatatgcttaccgttactagtccaatcttgtttcggcggtattgtgggatgaagcggcccggaccgaccttacacatacacgtgagacaggttccaccgactgacatgcacttggtgcataaggtggctagcgggtgacagtctctcccactttagtcggaacggattcgatgaaaagggtccttatgaagggtaaatagcaattgacatatcacgttgtggtttttgcgtaggtaagaaacgttcttgctagaaacccatagcagccacgtaaaacatgcaaacaacaattagaggacgtctaacttgtttttgcagggtatgctatgtgatgtgatatggccaaaagaatgtgatgaatgatatatgtgatgtatgagattgatcatgttattgtaataggaatcacgacttgcatgtcgatgagtatgagaaccggcaggagccataggagttgtctttatttattgtatgacctgtgtg
This genomic window contains:
- the LOC123158613 gene encoding probable inositol oxygenase, with the protein product MTIIIEQPQFDAAAERKVAGDQGELVLDGGFTVPDSNAFGHTFRDYDAESERKKTVEEFYRVNHINQTYEFVQRMRDAYGRLDKTEMSIWECIELLNEFIDDSDPDLDMPQIEHLLQTAEAIRKDYPDEDWLHLTGLIHDLGKVLLHPSFGELPQWAVVGDTFPVGCAFDECNVHFKYLKENPDHHNPEFNTKFGAYSEGCGLDNVLMSWGHDDYMYLVAKENKTTLPSAGLFIIRYHSFYPLHKHGAYMHLMNEDDKENLKWLHVFNKYDLYSKSSVRIDVEEVKPYYMSLIDKYFPGKVRW